In the genome of Plasmodium cynomolgi strain B DNA, scaffold: 0688, whole genome shotgun sequence, the window CCTAATGCGGAAGATACTACAGCCACGGTAGAAAGAGCTGTTGTTGTGCTTGACCCGCCAGAACTACCTGTGCTATAAGATTCATCAGCCAAGATATCAGGTTGTGTGGGTTTAGGAGATGATATATAAGCACCTCGAATTTTATCAATAACATATCTTAAATCTAAAGATCTTTTTGTACCTTCATGGGAAATTTGCGATGAATTTTGAAAACTATCTGTAAGAATATAATGACTTCCCGTTGTAGATGCAGATCTATCTGTATTTGCATCATGACCCATTGAATTTAAAGATTTTATTTCACTGCTCACTTTAGCAATATATGAATCTAATACATTTTCtggaaatatacatttatccGAATATTTATCTTCTATATCATCTAAGAATGGTataaaataagttttttatctttctcCAGTAAGAAATGAATCAAATGTTTGCTTAAATGTACTTAACATGTTACACGTGttatttctcttttcctCATTACCATGTTTATCAacgcaatattttttatacattttttatatatataaacgcaTTTACAAATATACGTTAGCAAATTAGCATTAATTGAATAATGTGGGTTATGCAAATTATCTCTTATTATATCCATATgcttttggaaaatatccCAAAATATTATGTTCACTGGTTCTTCAAACTCATCGtaataagaataataataacatttaGCTATTCTGTCGTACGTACAAGTTTTACtaaaagaattattaaaaatttcattaataagtgttatatcaatatttttttcttgttttgttttatatacCCAATAGTATAAAATCGCACAAAAATCCGTATGttgataataatatttataatcgAAATTATAGCACCCTAAATTTCTCACAAGTTTctgacaaaattttttgttattttcattagATTCATACcgattttttgtaaaaatttggTCGCAAACATTATTAATGTTACTGGAACTTAATATATCCTTCACATCTTCATCTAATGGCTTATATGTTTGCCAAACCGTATTTAAGAAAGGATactgaaaataaatgaaaatcatataaatgtttattttaataaaaaataagttttctCTCTAAACcgttttattatatttaataaattaaatgcaTGAAATTGTTtactaaataaaataataagaaCGAACTTcatgttcccattttgtaataTCCAGTGTATCGTCTGacatttt includes:
- a CDS encoding hypothetical protein (putative) yields the protein MSDDTLDITKWEHEYPFLNTVWQTYKPLDEDVKDILSSSNINNVCDQIFTKNRYESNENNKKFCQKLVRNLGCYNFDYKYYYQHTDFCAILYYWVYKTKQEKNIDITLINEIFNNSFSKTCTYDRIAKCYYYSYYDEFEEPVNIIFWDIFQKHMDIIRDNLHNPHYSINANLLTYICKCVYIYKKCIKNIALINMVMRKREITRVTC